DNA sequence from the Streptomyces sp. MST-110588 genome:
TGCCCAAGGACCTGCGGCCCGCCGGTCCCCCGCAGCGTCCGGTGCCCGCTTCCGCGCTCCCGCCCGACGTCCTGGACGAACTGTGGTCGCGCTACCTGGGCGCGCTGCGCCCGCTGGCGGACGCGGGGCGGCTGGGGGCGCTGCTGTTCCAGTACCCGCCGTGGTTCGGGCCGGGGCCCGGTGCCGAGGAGCAGCTCGTACGGTGCCGGGAGCGGACGGCCGGGCTGCGCGTCGCGGTGGAGTTCCGGCACCGGGACTGGCTGGCGCCCGGGAACCTGGAGCGGACCACGGGGTTCCTGCGCGAGCGGGACATGGCGCTGGTGGCCGTGGACACCGCGCAGGGGCTGCGGACCTCGATGCCGCCGGTCGCCGTCGCCACCTCGCCCGCGCTGTCGGTCCTGCGGTTCCACGGCCGCAGCCCGGCCTGGTCCTCGGGCGGCAAGGAGGACCGGTACCGGCATCGCTACGCCCCCGGCGAACTCGCCTCCTGGGTACCGCGCGTCCGTACGCTCGCCCGGCACAGCGCGGAGGTCCATGTGCTGTTCAACAACTGCTGCGGTGATGCGGCGGTGCGCGCCGCCGAGATGATGACGGACCTCTTGGAGGAGGCCGGGCTCTCTCCCCGCCCCGGCCTGTCCACCGGGCCGCGGGCGTCGTCCGTCCCGACGCAGCTCAGTCTGCCGGCCGAACAGGGACCGGAGGAGGCGGGGCCGGGTCCGGGCGCCGGGGCCGGTTCGGATCCGGGCGTCGGCTCCGGTACGAGTGCCGGGGCCGGTTCGGGTGCCGGGTACGGGGCGGATGCCCGGTCCGGGCCGGACGCCAGGTCCCGGCCGGATGCTCGGCGGGCGTCCGGTGGGCCTCGCTGACCGGTCGGCCGCAGCCTTTCTGCCCGGCTGTGGCTTTTGTGTGCCGCCACGGCCCTGTGCCCGGCCACGGCATCCGTACGCGGTCCCGGTACGCGTACGGCGGTCCCGGCACGCGTACGCGTACGGCGCGCCGGAACCGCGGTCGCGGGCGTGTTACCGGGCCGAGGCTCCGGCCTGGGCCTCGTCATGAGCGTCTGCCCCGCCACCGGCTCCGGTCCCGGCGTCGGCGTCGGCGTCGGCGTCGGCGTCGGCGTCGGCGTCGGCGATCGTGGCCGGGTCGGATGTCTGGTGCCGGCCGGTGCGCCGGGCCGCCATCCAGGCGTAGACGAGGATGCCCGCGAAGAGGAACAGGACGCCCTGGTAGATCGCGGCGTAACCGGCGCCCGCGACCAGCCAGAAGGTGAAGCCGAAGGCGACCAGGGCGAGCACCAGGTCCCGTACGAACCGGCCCGTACGGACCTTGTCGCGCCGGCCCGTCAGCAGGAAGTAGATCTGCGCGCCCGCCGCGAGCAGATAGGGGACGGTCGCCGAGAAGGTCGTGATCAGCACCAGGATCTCGAAGACACCGGCCGCGCCGATCACGTAGTTGATCACGGTCAGGGCGGTGGCCAGGAGGGCGGCGGCCAGCACGCCGACGGTCGGCACCCCGCGCCGCTTCTTGAGGAAGGCGGAGGGGAACAGCCCGTCCTTGGCCGCGGCGTACGGCGACTGGGCGCTCATCAGCGTCCAGCCGTTGAGCGCGCCGATGATCGAGATCACGGCCGCGGCGGCGATGACCGTACCGCCCCACTGCCCGCCGAACATCGCGTTGACGGCGTCCGAGAACGGGGCCTTGGACTGCACCAGCTTGTCGTGGGCGACGGTTCCGAAGACGGCGACCGTGCCGAGGAGGTAGACGACAGCGGCACCGATCGTGCCCAGCACGGTCGCCCGGCCCACGTTGCGCTCCGGGTCGCGGACCTCGCCCGCGCTCATCGCCGCGGACTCCACGCCCACGTAGCTGTAGAGCAGGATGGCGGCTGCCGCCGACAGGCCGCCGACCGCGGAGCCGCCGCCGGCGTTGAACGAGCCGAGGTTGTCGGGGTCGAAGAAGAACAGTCCGACGACGGCGATGAAGAGCAGCGGCACGAACTTCAGCACCGTCGAGACGAGCTGGACCGCGCCGACGTAGCGGGTGCCGGCGAAGTTGGCCAGCGCCGGCAGCCACAGCGCGGCCAGCGCCACCACCAGGTCCATGCCCTTGGACTCGTGTCCGGGGAACAGGACGTGGATGTAGCCGACGGCGGCGACCGCGAGCGCCGCGTTGCTCACCCAGGTCATGGTCCAGTACGACCAGGCGGACAGGAAGCCCGCGAAGTCGCCGAACGCCTCGCGTGCGTAGACGTACGGGCCTCCGGTGTCCGGGTGGCGCTCGGCCAGCCGTCCGAAGACCAGGGCGAGCGCGATGGCACCGATGGTCAGGACGCCGAAGGCGGCCAGGCTCACGGTTCCGTACGGGGCCACCGAGGCCGGCAGCAGGAAGATGCCGCCGCCGATGATGTTCCCCATCACGAGGCAGGTAGCGGTTCCCAATCCGAAGCGGCGGGTGTGCCGGTCGTGCATGGCGTGGTGGGCCTCTCGTCGTTCTGTGCGGCCCGGAGGCACCGGGCGAGTGCATATGTTCTTCGACCGGCCATCCACCTCCAAATCAGCGGGTTTCGTTCGGTGCGGCGTGGTGGGCGGGCGGACATCTTGCGGGATCGCCCGCCCCCGCCGCAGTTCGTCCGCCACCACACATGGTCACAGAATGTCACAGGGCACTGACAATGCGGTGACACCACGGCTGACGTGCGCAGACATCGGCCGGTCCGGCCGCGTCACGGTCGCGGCGGCAGCCGCACGCACGTACAAGAACTGGCGCACCCTGCCGCCGCAGAATCGGGGCCATGGAAAGCAGCACGAAAACCAGCACGAAAAGCAGCGCGGAAAACAGCGCGGAGATCCGGCCTGTCAATTTGTTCGAGGCCCTGACGACCTTCGACGAGGTCTACAGCCCCCGCATCGCGGCCCGCATGAACG
Encoded proteins:
- a CDS encoding amino acid permease, with translation MHDRHTRRFGLGTATCLVMGNIIGGGIFLLPASVAPYGTVSLAAFGVLTIGAIALALVFGRLAERHPDTGGPYVYAREAFGDFAGFLSAWSYWTMTWVSNAALAVAAVGYIHVLFPGHESKGMDLVVALAALWLPALANFAGTRYVGAVQLVSTVLKFVPLLFIAVVGLFFFDPDNLGSFNAGGGSAVGGLSAAAAILLYSYVGVESAAMSAGEVRDPERNVGRATVLGTIGAAVVYLLGTVAVFGTVAHDKLVQSKAPFSDAVNAMFGGQWGGTVIAAAAVISIIGALNGWTLMSAQSPYAAAKDGLFPSAFLKKRRGVPTVGVLAAALLATALTVINYVIGAAGVFEILVLITTFSATVPYLLAAGAQIYFLLTGRRDKVRTGRFVRDLVLALVAFGFTFWLVAGAGYAAIYQGVLFLFAGILVYAWMAARRTGRHQTSDPATIADADADADADADADAGTGAGGGADAHDEAQAGASAR
- a CDS encoding DUF72 domain-containing protein, with amino-acid sequence MADILVGTCSWTDPALVASGWYPADCRDPAGRLRYYASRLPVVEVDSTYYGLPSTRNSALWAGRTPGGFVFDVKAFAPLTGHMTRAGSLPKDLRPAGPPQRPVPASALPPDVLDELWSRYLGALRPLADAGRLGALLFQYPPWFGPGPGAEEQLVRCRERTAGLRVAVEFRHRDWLAPGNLERTTGFLRERDMALVAVDTAQGLRTSMPPVAVATSPALSVLRFHGRSPAWSSGGKEDRYRHRYAPGELASWVPRVRTLARHSAEVHVLFNNCCGDAAVRAAEMMTDLLEEAGLSPRPGLSTGPRASSVPTQLSLPAEQGPEEAGPGPGAGAGSDPGVGSGTSAGAGSGAGYGADARSGPDARSRPDARRASGGPR